One genomic window of Atribacterota bacterium includes the following:
- a CDS encoding sugar-binding domain-containing protein: protein YLESVLQKDDVVGVGWGRTVYETLRAFCREVPLMVVSLVGATGQTGFDFQVNEIAYQFAKKVGGQFVPFYTPVLVDSEEIARALSWDQSVRRVMEFWEKLDVAIVGAGDPRLGNVPVPQFFFSDPASARILAKREVVGDLLCHFLERNGALSDPVFDRRVMSISLSGLKKVPCVLGVIGSIEKKHILRAVLQGRYINILVTDAETARAVLEKEGERG, encoded by the coding sequence ATATCTGGAATCGGTTCTTCAGAAGGATGATGTGGTTGGCGTTGGTTGGGGGCGAACGGTATATGAAACCCTGCGGGCATTTTGCCGTGAAGTGCCATTAATGGTGGTGTCTCTGGTGGGAGCGACTGGTCAGACAGGGTTCGATTTTCAGGTCAACGAGATTGCCTATCAGTTTGCCAAAAAAGTGGGAGGACAGTTTGTGCCTTTTTACACTCCAGTCCTGGTGGATAGCGAAGAAATTGCTCGAGCCCTATCCTGGGACCAGAGTGTACGGAGGGTCATGGAGTTCTGGGAAAAACTGGACGTGGCCATCGTGGGAGCAGGTGATCCTCGCCTGGGAAACGTACCGGTGCCCCAGTTTTTCTTCAGTGACCCAGCTTCGGCAAGGATTCTGGCCAAAAGAGAAGTAGTCGGAGATCTCCTGTGCCACTTTTTAGAGAGGAATGGAGCACTCAGCGATCCGGTTTTTGACCGTCGGGTGATGAGCATTTCTCTTTCGGGGTTAAAGAAGGTTCCCTGTGTTCTTGGGGTGATTGGTTCGATAGAAAAAAAGCACATCCTTCGGGCAGTGCTCCAGGGAAGATACATCAACATTCTGGTTACCGATGCCGAAACAGCCAGAGCTGTACTCGAAAAAGAAGGGGAAAGGGGGTGA
- a CDS encoding extracellular solute-binding protein, translating into MKKLLFVGLSVLMVFCLSVVYAEMTLTNAGGESITFTDEELGTIITSGEKPFEGVTITITVNQGGPKGGISGPLYEWRDVWEKLTGAKLNIVEIPYAEHYPKVMTDLLTGTGQYDGFMIGSDWMGELVTGEYIVPIDQYMKDPRFPKWDPESLPPSIRTLYTWGDTWYGPLNDSDGQVLYYRKDILNNPDYRAKFKEKYGYEYNVPPKTWNELYDISEFFNGWDWNNDGEPDSGIVMHLKVGAQGMYHYASLSAPFCIMPGEEVDKYHNVYWFDPEDMKPLINSEGHVKALEFQLKLAKTGPDAQVAWSLGEAWDYFLRGKAIFTFSWGDVGSLVQDEARSKIKGKMGASILPGSLEVYDRSQGKFVTFETPNVWGNTTGGSWHGVISALSKNPEAVYHLLAFHATNKISLWNVQRGWTGVDPGAKFHFLPPYGTASLDDYVANGFNPEDAQEYLKAYYDNFFAPNIAPYLRIPGGNEYWVALDRHLSEAYTGQASAKEALDRVARDWEDITNRYGREEQLKVYQESIGYKAK; encoded by the coding sequence GTGAAGAAACTTCTATTTGTTGGTCTTTCCGTGCTGATGGTGTTCTGTTTATCAGTGGTGTATGCCGAAATGACGCTCACCAACGCGGGTGGAGAGTCAATTACCTTTACGGATGAGGAACTGGGTACCATTATTACCTCTGGCGAAAAACCGTTTGAAGGGGTAACCATCACCATCACCGTGAATCAGGGTGGTCCCAAGGGCGGTATCTCGGGTCCGCTCTATGAATGGCGGGATGTTTGGGAGAAATTGACTGGAGCGAAACTGAACATTGTGGAGATTCCATATGCTGAGCATTATCCGAAAGTGATGACTGACCTTCTGACCGGGACCGGTCAATATGATGGATTCATGATCGGTTCCGACTGGATGGGCGAGCTGGTCACGGGCGAGTACATTGTCCCCATTGATCAGTATATGAAGGATCCTCGCTTTCCGAAATGGGACCCTGAATCGTTACCACCGTCCATCCGAACCCTCTATACCTGGGGTGATACCTGGTACGGGCCGCTGAATGATAGTGATGGTCAGGTGCTGTACTACCGCAAGGATATCCTTAACAATCCCGATTACCGGGCAAAATTCAAGGAAAAGTATGGCTATGAATACAATGTACCACCCAAAACTTGGAATGAACTCTATGATATTTCTGAGTTCTTCAATGGTTGGGACTGGAATAACGATGGGGAACCGGATTCCGGTATTGTCATGCACCTGAAGGTGGGTGCGCAGGGAATGTACCACTACGCTTCGCTCTCGGCACCATTCTGCATCATGCCCGGAGAAGAAGTGGATAAGTACCATAATGTGTACTGGTTTGATCCTGAAGATATGAAGCCCCTTATCAATAGTGAAGGACACGTCAAAGCGCTGGAGTTCCAGTTGAAGTTGGCCAAAACCGGTCCGGATGCACAGGTAGCCTGGAGTCTGGGTGAAGCCTGGGATTACTTCTTGAGGGGAAAAGCAATTTTCACTTTCTCCTGGGGTGATGTGGGATCCTTGGTGCAGGATGAAGCTCGTTCCAAAATTAAAGGCAAGATGGGTGCTTCAATTCTTCCTGGAAGTCTTGAAGTCTATGATCGGTCGCAGGGGAAGTTCGTTACCTTCGAAACCCCCAATGTGTGGGGGAACACCACCGGTGGTTCCTGGCATGGGGTGATTTCGGCGCTCTCCAAAAATCCAGAAGCCGTCTATCACCTGCTGGCGTTCCATGCCACCAATAAAATCAGCCTCTGGAACGTGCAGAGGGGCTGGACCGGCGTTGATCCCGGGGCCAAATTCCACTTCTTGCCTCCCTATGGAACCGCTAGTCTCGATGACTATGTCGCCAATGGATTCAACCCCGAGGATGCGCAGGAGTACCTCAAGGCGTACTATGATAACTTCTTCGCTCCCAACATCGCTCCGTACCTGCGAATTCCCGGTGGGAACGAGTACTGGGTAGCTTTAGATCGGCACCTCTCTGAAGCCTACACCGGCCAGGCTTCGGCCAAAGAAGCACTTGACCGGGTAGCGCGAGACTGGGAAGATATCACCAACCGTTACGGGCGGGAAGAACAGCTCAAAGTGTACCAGGAATCCATCGGGTATAAAGCGAAGTAG